Proteins co-encoded in one Magnetococcales bacterium genomic window:
- a CDS encoding cation transporter codes for MATSEEHKQERFAAAHRVTVLGTWIDVLLSVGKIVAGILGNSAAMVADGIHSISDLITDGAVLVGMHFAKRDADSIHPYGHGRYETLASQFIAVGLLVVAVGIFWDAATRLGSPSLSPPGLVALIAAILSIIAKEGLFHYTMRIGKKYDARAIIANALHHRSDVVSTIAALVGIGGAMLGYPILDPIAAIVVAMILAKVGWDLLKEAMHELTDSTQAIDDQIQKQISSLVEATPEVHSAHFLSPRRMGPDIRVDVHIVVSPFLSVSEGHQISEKVRLQLLEGVAAVTEVLVHVDTVDDQVESLPALTDRSELTRQVEQEIRKSGIFSRLVHLTPHYTMTGIILDLVLELTDKAHPPADLTATGDALCARMLATLDNVIEVRTSITLAAQKKVSSGSSGSE; via the coding sequence ATGGCCACCTCCGAAGAACACAAACAGGAACGCTTTGCTGCCGCCCATCGGGTAACCGTGCTGGGTACCTGGATCGATGTCCTGCTTTCGGTGGGCAAAATAGTGGCGGGAATTCTGGGCAACTCGGCGGCCATGGTGGCCGATGGCATTCACTCCATTTCCGATCTGATCACCGATGGTGCGGTGCTGGTCGGAATGCACTTTGCGAAACGGGATGCGGACTCGATCCATCCCTACGGTCATGGGCGTTACGAAACTCTTGCCTCGCAGTTTATCGCCGTGGGTCTGTTGGTGGTGGCCGTGGGAATATTCTGGGACGCGGCCACCCGCCTGGGTTCGCCATCGCTCTCCCCTCCCGGCCTGGTGGCCCTGATTGCGGCCATTCTCTCCATCATTGCCAAAGAGGGTCTGTTTCACTACACCATGCGGATCGGAAAAAAATATGATGCCCGCGCCATCATTGCCAACGCCCTGCATCACCGTTCGGATGTGGTGTCAACCATTGCGGCTTTGGTGGGCATCGGTGGGGCCATGCTGGGATATCCCATTCTGGACCCCATTGCGGCTATCGTTGTGGCCATGATCCTGGCCAAGGTCGGTTGGGATCTGCTGAAAGAGGCCATGCATGAACTGACCGATTCCACCCAGGCCATCGACGACCAGATCCAGAAACAAATTTCGTCCCTGGTGGAGGCCACCCCGGAAGTTCATTCCGCCCACTTTCTCTCTCCCAGACGCATGGGTCCAGACATTCGGGTTGATGTGCATATCGTGGTCAGCCCGTTTCTTTCGGTTTCCGAGGGTCATCAAATATCGGAAAAGGTGCGTCTGCAACTCCTGGAAGGGGTTGCCGCCGTCACCGAAGTCCTGGTCCACGTGGACACCGTGGATGACCAGGTTGAATCCCTGCCAGCGTTGACCGACCGGTCGGAGTTGACCCGCCAGGTGGAACAGGAGATCCGGAAAAGCGGCATATTTTCCCGCCTGGTTCACCTGACACCCCACTACACCATGACTGGGATCATTCTGGATCTGGTTCTGGAATTGACCGACAAGGCACATCCTCCTGCCGATCTGACCGCCACGGGGGATGCACTTTGCGCCCGCATGTTGGCCACGCTTGACAATGTGATTGAAGTGCGAACCAGCATCACCCTGGCGGCGCAAAAAAAAGTGAGTTCGGGATCATCCGGTTCAGAATGA
- a CDS encoding ABC-F family ATP-binding cassette domain-containing protein yields MLRLEKVGKRFGPRILLDAADLAIHGGEKVGLIGPNGAGKTTLFRIILGQEETDAGRVEVLPRARVGILRQELAGSAQTILTETLQGDQELIALEQERQLRHQEIEQATTSTQQETISRRLGEIDHRLETIDAYSAHSRAGAILMGLGFSRTDLEQPLTSFSGGWRMRVALAQLLFSRPDLMLLDEPTNHLDLESVTWLESYLKRLPGTLIVVSHDRAFLNRVTEVTVEMGGGRLTRYQGSFDDYLEQKATRLRLLEKEAEKRDQRAAELERFINRFRAKATKAKQVQSRIKALEKLAPVAVPQETVNAPRIRLPEANPCAREVLSVHSLHKSFGEKKIFSGVDVSIWRGDKVGLLGANGYGKSTFLKLIAGQVQPDSGTLKLGDRVLAAYYAQHAMDALNPDQTILESARAIAARDMPENAIRTLLGGFLFTGEMVFNRVSVLSGGERARLALARLFLTGSNFLLLDEPTNHLDMYARANLEEALEAYTGTLILVSHDRDLLEGVCDRYLVAGQGTLRPLEEGLEGYLTQITSTRSLATQEQTDVVTGEKTTPIRSERDTRRLAADIRNRLHRETRELRQRSQALEQKIHALEQERSTLQERLADPGLYDASQKEALKTALTREGDVARALDAHMAEWEDVSLAIEERESQARLEIQNAQG; encoded by the coding sequence ATGCTGCGACTGGAAAAAGTCGGAAAACGTTTTGGCCCGCGCATCTTGTTGGATGCGGCGGATTTGGCAATCCATGGCGGCGAAAAGGTGGGATTGATCGGCCCCAATGGGGCGGGAAAAACCACGCTGTTTCGCATCATCCTGGGCCAGGAAGAGACCGATGCCGGGCGGGTCGAGGTGTTGCCGAGGGCACGGGTTGGCATTTTGCGGCAGGAGCTGGCCGGATCGGCACAAACCATCCTGACCGAAACCCTGCAAGGCGATCAGGAATTGATCGCCCTGGAACAGGAACGCCAACTCCGCCACCAGGAAATCGAACAAGCCACCACCTCCACCCAACAAGAAACCATCTCCAGGCGACTGGGCGAGATTGATCATCGTCTGGAAACAATCGATGCCTATTCGGCACACTCGCGGGCCGGGGCGATTCTCATGGGACTGGGTTTTTCCCGGACCGATCTGGAACAGCCCCTGACCTCCTTCTCCGGGGGGTGGCGCATGCGGGTGGCCCTGGCACAATTGCTGTTTTCCCGTCCCGATCTGATGCTCCTGGACGAACCGACCAACCATCTGGATCTGGAATCGGTCACCTGGCTGGAATCCTACCTGAAACGTTTGCCGGGAACCCTGATCGTGGTCTCCCATGACCGGGCCTTTCTCAACCGGGTCACGGAAGTCACGGTGGAAATGGGCGGGGGACGTCTGACCCGTTACCAGGGATCCTTTGACGACTATCTGGAACAAAAAGCAACCCGTTTGCGCCTGCTGGAAAAAGAGGCAGAAAAACGCGATCAGCGTGCCGCCGAACTGGAACGGTTCATCAATCGCTTTCGGGCCAAGGCCACCAAGGCCAAACAGGTGCAAAGCCGCATCAAGGCCCTGGAAAAACTCGCCCCGGTTGCCGTGCCGCAAGAGACCGTCAATGCCCCGCGCATCCGCCTTCCCGAAGCCAACCCCTGTGCCCGGGAAGTGTTGTCCGTTCATTCCCTGCATAAGAGCTTTGGCGAAAAAAAAATCTTTTCCGGGGTGGATGTATCGATCTGGCGGGGCGACAAGGTGGGATTGTTGGGGGCCAATGGTTACGGCAAAAGCACCTTTTTGAAGCTGATTGCCGGCCAGGTGCAACCCGACTCCGGAACCCTGAAACTGGGAGATCGGGTGCTGGCGGCCTACTATGCCCAGCATGCCATGGATGCCCTGAACCCCGACCAGACCATTCTGGAATCGGCACGGGCCATTGCAGCCCGGGATATGCCGGAAAATGCCATCCGTACCCTGTTGGGGGGCTTTCTTTTCACCGGGGAGATGGTTTTCAACCGGGTGAGCGTGCTTTCCGGAGGCGAACGTGCCCGACTGGCCCTGGCCCGGCTGTTTTTGACCGGCAGCAATTTTCTGCTGTTGGACGAGCCGACCAACCATCTCGACATGTATGCCCGGGCCAATCTGGAAGAGGCTTTGGAGGCCTATACCGGCACTTTGATTCTGGTGTCGCATGACCGGGATTTGCTGGAGGGGGTCTGTGATCGCTATCTGGTGGCGGGTCAGGGAACACTGCGACCCCTCGAAGAGGGTCTGGAAGGATACCTGACCCAGATCACCTCGACCCGCAGCCTGGCAACCCAGGAGCAGACCGATGTCGTGACCGGAGAAAAGACCACACCGATACGCTCGGAACGAGATACGCGCCGTCTGGCTGCCGACATTCGCAACCGCCTGCATCGCGAAACCCGCGAACTCAGGCAACGTTCCCAGGCACTCGAACAGAAAATTCACGCTTTGGAGCAGGAACGGAGTACCCTCCAGGAACGCTTGGCCGATCCCGGTCTGTATGATGCCAGCCAGAAAGAGGCGCTCAAAACCGCCCTGACCCGGGAAGGGGACGTGGCCCGCGCCTTGGATGCCCATATGGCGGAATGGGAAGATGTTTCTCTGGCCATTGAAGAACGGGAAAGTCAGGCGCGTCTGGAAATTCAAAACGCTCAGGGATGA
- a CDS encoding type II toxin-antitoxin system RelE/ParE family toxin: MKPIHFIGSSRSDIASFPDAARRVAGSDLWRVQCGRMPSDWKPMPAVGAGAMEIRVHLGGAWRVIYVAKFEDAVYVLHAFQKKTQKTSQDDIAVAARRYRKIGG; encoded by the coding sequence ATGAAGCCCATCCATTTCATCGGTTCTTCCAGAAGCGATATCGCTTCTTTCCCGGATGCAGCGAGACGTGTGGCTGGCTCTGATTTGTGGCGCGTGCAGTGTGGACGGATGCCAAGTGATTGGAAGCCGATGCCTGCAGTTGGTGCCGGGGCGATGGAGATCCGCGTTCATCTGGGGGGCGCATGGCGTGTGATCTACGTCGCCAAATTTGAAGATGCTGTGTATGTGCTGCATGCTTTTCAGAAAAAGACCCAAAAGACCAGCCAGGATGATATTGCCGTGGCCGCCCGGCGTTACCGCAAGATTGGAGGATGA
- a CDS encoding XRE family transcriptional regulator: MEEPVVITKSCGNVFLDLGFPPDEAKILAMRADLMVQLGNMIDTKGWTQEEAAGILGISQSRVSNLVRGRGGKFSLDTLVTLALRAGMDVNLSLAA; this comes from the coding sequence ATGGAAGAACCTGTCGTGATCACCAAGTCGTGTGGGAATGTTTTTCTCGATCTCGGCTTTCCACCTGATGAGGCAAAAATTTTGGCGATGCGTGCGGATTTGATGGTACAACTGGGAAATATGATCGACACCAAGGGGTGGACCCAGGAGGAGGCCGCCGGAATCCTGGGCATCAGTCAATCCCGCGTATCCAATCTGGTGCGTGGCAGAGGGGGAAAATTCAGTCTGGATACCCTTGTGACACTCGCGTTGCGTGCCGGCATGGATGTCAATTTGAGTCTTGCAGCTTGA
- a CDS encoding RNA-directed DNA polymerase encodes MSTNNFPIINIPSFSNPASLASLLSVSEQDLFRITSSVDNLYKPGKILQKKNGELRRTHDAKKPLKDLHEIIKNRILKKVVYPYYLLGGIADPFKPRNCTNNALIHSGKKILIAEDIENFFPSSSSDIVFNIWKLCFKFSPKIADILTKLTTYQNQLPQGWKTSGYLANLVFWDNEPDLVRDFEKRGYSYSRFIDDIAISSNQFINDNQKSYIISRIYSMLRLKGYKPKRTKHEIQTQIKSMHLTGLGINRKRPTVPRNRRNNVRLLVYNLEKRHRHEGDTHQYREDWISVSGKVGHIRSFHNNEWEKLKFRLNKIKPNDKV; translated from the coding sequence ATGTCAACAAATAATTTTCCTATTATTAATATCCCATCTTTTTCGAACCCAGCTTCTCTCGCATCTTTACTTTCCGTCAGTGAACAAGATCTGTTCAGAATCACATCGTCTGTTGATAATCTTTATAAGCCAGGAAAGATTTTACAAAAAAAGAATGGTGAGTTAAGGCGCACACATGATGCAAAAAAGCCATTAAAAGATCTGCATGAAATAATAAAAAACCGTATTTTAAAAAAAGTGGTGTATCCTTATTATTTACTCGGAGGAATAGCTGATCCATTCAAACCAAGGAATTGCACCAATAATGCTTTAATTCATTCTGGAAAAAAAATTCTCATTGCAGAGGATATTGAAAATTTTTTTCCAAGTTCAAGCTCTGACATTGTTTTTAATATTTGGAAGTTATGTTTCAAATTTTCCCCTAAAATTGCAGATATCCTTACAAAATTAACGACTTATCAAAACCAACTTCCACAGGGTTGGAAAACAAGCGGATATTTAGCTAATTTGGTATTTTGGGATAATGAACCTGATTTGGTAAGAGATTTTGAAAAACGCGGCTATTCATATAGCCGATTTATTGATGACATCGCAATTTCAAGCAATCAATTTATAAATGACAACCAAAAGAGCTACATTATTTCACGAATCTATAGCATGCTGCGTTTGAAAGGATATAAACCTAAGAGAACTAAACACGAAATACAAACACAAATCAAAAGTATGCACTTGACTGGTTTAGGAATAAATAGAAAGCGTCCAACTGTACCCAGGAATCGAAGAAACAATGTACGTTTATTGGTTTATAACCTTGAAAAAAGGCACAGACATGAAGGAGACACACATCAATACAGGGAGGACTGGATTAGCGTCTCAGGCAAGGTTGGTCATATTCGTTCATTTCATAACAATGAATGGGAAAAATTAAAATTTCGTTTGAATAAAATAAAGCCTAACGATAAAGTTTAG
- a CDS encoding helix-turn-helix transcriptional regulator, producing the protein MDIGGTIRQCRHVRKMTLVQLANSTGISVSHLCLLEKNKREPSLTSITAIANSLGIPLSVLVFLASEKKEIGDLDAKHIDALTKNIISLMHHVNK; encoded by the coding sequence ATGGACATTGGAGGAACAATAAGACAGTGCCGTCATGTTCGAAAGATGACACTGGTACAGCTTGCCAATTCTACGGGCATTTCTGTGTCCCATCTGTGTCTGTTGGAAAAAAATAAGCGCGAGCCAAGTTTGACATCAATCACCGCCATTGCTAATTCTCTTGGGATTCCCTTGAGTGTGTTGGTGTTTCTTGCATCCGAGAAAAAAGAAATCGGCGATCTTGATGCGAAGCACATTGACGCATTAACGAAAAACATTATCTCATTAATGCATCATGTCAACAAATAA
- a CDS encoding DUF262 domain-containing protein, with the protein MSQDDPRQIPEIRPEIVFIFELVRDVEAGKIRIPNFQRSFVWRRDQMLDLLDSIHRQFPIGSLLVWETDTQLSSMEWVGPVHVPPAIQGMTAHVLDGQQRLSTLVGTMRKPKPEEIVREDDDPARWNINYNAKTNEFEHVRKGRPTEAYHLPMRSLIDTISFLAECQRMNRDGGDDAPTYVARAEALARSFQAYKMPVIRIRNTSLSKAVEIFARLNTKGQTITADQMVTALTYTENSTGRESFNLAKIIDSLIDLADRLHFGNISRTVILRACLAALGEDVYRTDWTRMLEKKRDELKNQFPSIIEEINKALTLSVSFFAEMGIKTDRLLPYAMQMVILMAFFLKCPQPSNEQKKFLRRWVWVSSFAGLLVSNPSRMEALIKEFRNSISQTNIPFILDSMNMREPARPLPTKFDMRSSRTRCFLYVLLSLHPRDLDGKEIPNLWIQLHTHGAKALEQIHTILVKDLGSSPANRMFRINMEEKCPAKDWLKNLQWTHPEEIRNDILRSHGIPPEAYDDLLNDRPEEFLRKRRDHLIKLEQEFMEKEGVAPPTNWEPQSAPIDTE; encoded by the coding sequence ATGTCGCAGGATGACCCACGACAAATACCCGAAATAAGACCTGAGATTGTGTTCATTTTCGAACTGGTGCGTGACGTTGAAGCCGGCAAGATTCGCATTCCCAATTTTCAACGCAGTTTCGTTTGGCGTCGGGATCAAATGCTGGACCTGCTCGACAGCATCCACCGACAATTCCCGATAGGAAGCCTCCTGGTCTGGGAGACGGACACTCAATTGAGCAGCATGGAATGGGTGGGTCCCGTACATGTCCCTCCTGCCATACAGGGAATGACTGCCCACGTGCTGGATGGACAACAACGCTTGTCAACTCTGGTTGGCACAATGCGCAAGCCGAAACCCGAAGAGATTGTCCGAGAGGATGACGATCCAGCACGATGGAATATCAACTACAATGCAAAAACCAATGAATTCGAACATGTGCGCAAAGGACGTCCCACAGAAGCTTATCATTTACCCATGCGGTCCCTGATAGATACGATAAGCTTCTTGGCCGAATGTCAGCGTATGAACCGGGATGGAGGTGACGATGCACCAACCTATGTGGCACGAGCCGAAGCGCTGGCTCGTTCCTTTCAGGCCTACAAGATGCCCGTCATCCGGATCAGGAACACCAGTCTGAGCAAGGCAGTGGAAATCTTTGCCCGTTTGAATACCAAGGGGCAAACAATCACTGCGGACCAAATGGTGACCGCTTTGACCTATACAGAGAATTCCACCGGAAGGGAATCTTTCAATCTTGCAAAAATTATTGACAGTTTGATTGATCTGGCTGATCGGCTGCATTTTGGCAATATCAGCCGCACAGTGATATTGCGTGCCTGTCTGGCCGCCCTTGGGGAAGATGTATACCGCACCGACTGGACCCGCATGCTCGAAAAAAAGAGGGATGAATTGAAAAATCAATTTCCCTCGATTATTGAGGAAATAAACAAGGCTTTAACCCTGTCGGTCTCTTTCTTTGCCGAGATGGGAATCAAAACAGACAGGCTTCTCCCTTACGCCATGCAAATGGTTATTCTGATGGCCTTTTTCCTTAAATGTCCACAGCCATCCAATGAACAGAAAAAGTTCCTGCGCCGCTGGGTCTGGGTCTCCTCTTTTGCCGGATTATTGGTTTCCAACCCCTCTCGCATGGAGGCACTCATCAAAGAGTTCCGGAATTCAATTTCTCAAACGAATATTCCGTTTATTCTTGACAGCATGAACATGCGTGAACCAGCCCGTCCGCTTCCCACTAAATTTGATATGCGCAGTTCTCGGACAAGATGCTTTCTCTACGTCCTACTTTCTTTACATCCACGGGACTTGGACGGAAAAGAAATTCCGAACCTGTGGATACAATTGCACACTCATGGAGCCAAAGCTCTGGAGCAAATTCACACCATCCTTGTTAAAGATTTGGGTTCCAGTCCTGCCAACCGTATGTTCCGGATCAATATGGAAGAAAAATGTCCGGCAAAAGATTGGTTGAAAAATTTGCAGTGGACACATCCTGAAGAAATACGTAACGACATTCTACGCAGCCACGGTATTCCCCCCGAAGCTTATGATGATCTGCTCAATGATCGCCCCGAAGAGTTCTTGCGTAAACGCCGCGATCATTTGATCAAATTGGAACAGGAATTCATGGAAAAAGAAGGCGTTGCCCCACCAACGAACTGGGAACCCCAAAGTGCCCCCATCGATACTGAGTGA
- a CDS encoding AAA family ATPase translates to MKILSYGCARYKAFKEQVTVELRPLTLFFGKNNSGKSALLHLSRLLLRTLSSRHSRGFPLSVEGLAFGRHFHGLIHGGDLHGSTGFSMALEQAGKQLNIQAEVQNIHDNSRQPANFPVVSRFHLQGLDVDLDWTWEPVASEVATYQGIGKIPFRGLFPDLKSGGPAHQHRSLIDEWRNEIALFEERLEHLGPQRAGINWVYNNEKGGTTSLDYFGTGAVNRVAQDGTLLTAVGAWYQQNMEGWRFGLERSFDVVFPVLMRGNTTVNLADGGQGMQSLLPIVVQQLANQREDQKPFLNLIEEPELHLHAAAHAPLGDLFLNTAKTGHGQVIVETHSENLLLRIRRRIAEGENPSLVALYWIEDTADGSSRVRPIEIKQNGAVDWWPEGVFSEGYQEVRHMRRAALSSNKE, encoded by the coding sequence ATGAAAATTCTTTCTTATGGCTGCGCCCGATACAAGGCGTTCAAGGAGCAGGTCACGGTTGAACTCCGTCCCTTGACCCTGTTTTTTGGCAAAAACAACAGCGGCAAATCCGCTCTTCTGCACTTGTCGCGTTTGCTCTTGCGGACGCTCTCTTCCCGCCATAGCCGGGGTTTTCCGCTCAGTGTAGAGGGTCTCGCCTTTGGCCGACACTTCCATGGGTTGATCCATGGTGGTGATTTGCACGGCAGTACCGGGTTTTCCATGGCCTTGGAACAAGCTGGAAAACAGTTGAATATTCAAGCCGAAGTCCAAAACATTCATGACAACTCTCGCCAACCAGCCAATTTTCCGGTGGTCTCGCGTTTTCATTTGCAAGGTCTGGATGTCGATCTGGATTGGACGTGGGAACCCGTTGCCAGTGAAGTGGCAACCTATCAGGGTATCGGCAAAATTCCCTTTCGAGGCCTGTTTCCCGATTTAAAATCTGGCGGACCAGCCCATCAGCACCGCTCCTTGATCGATGAATGGCGGAATGAAATCGCTCTTTTTGAAGAACGGTTGGAACATCTTGGACCCCAACGAGCCGGCATCAATTGGGTTTACAACAATGAAAAAGGGGGAACCACATCACTGGATTATTTCGGGACAGGAGCCGTGAATCGGGTGGCACAGGATGGTACCCTGTTGACTGCCGTGGGTGCGTGGTACCAACAGAACATGGAAGGGTGGCGTTTTGGTTTGGAACGTTCTTTCGATGTCGTATTTCCAGTCCTGATGCGCGGGAATACGACAGTCAATCTGGCTGATGGCGGCCAGGGCATGCAATCCCTGCTCCCTATCGTCGTTCAACAATTGGCCAACCAAAGGGAGGATCAAAAACCGTTTTTGAATCTGATTGAGGAGCCGGAGTTGCATCTGCATGCCGCCGCTCATGCCCCTTTGGGTGATTTGTTTTTGAATACGGCCAAGACTGGACATGGCCAGGTTATTGTGGAAACCCACTCGGAAAATTTATTGCTTCGCATCCGCCGCCGCATTGCCGAAGGAGAAAATCCCAGCTTGGTGGCCCTTTACTGGATAGAAGATACTGCTGATGGTTCCAGCCGCGTGCGTCCCATCGAAATCAAGCAAAATGGCGCAGTGGATTGGTGGCCCGAGGGGGTTTTTTCTGAAGGATACCAAGAAGTTCGTCATATGCGACGGGCTGCACTCTCCTCCAATAAAGAATAG
- a CDS encoding DUF2312 domain-containing protein, translated as MTEDIGGISSEHLLQTVEKLERLEEEKGAIAEQIREAYAEAKGVGFDTKVLRQIIRMRKMDQREIDEQEALLDLYKQALGMR; from the coding sequence ATGACGGAGGACATAGGCGGAATATCCAGCGAACACCTTTTGCAGACCGTGGAAAAGCTGGAGCGTCTGGAAGAGGAAAAGGGGGCCATTGCCGAGCAGATTCGCGAGGCCTATGCCGAGGCCAAGGGGGTTGGCTTCGATACCAAGGTATTGCGACAGATCATTCGCATGCGCAAGATGGACCAAAGGGAGATTGACGAGCAGGAGGCCCTGCTTGACCTTTATAAACAAGCCCTGGGCATGCGGTAA
- the rlmKL gene encoding bifunctional 23S rRNA (guanine(2069)-N(7))-methyltransferase RlmK/23S rRNA (guanine(2445)-N(2))-methyltransferase RlmL: MNFFVSVPAGLEALLAEELRQLGITRLRPGQSGVSFTGSLEKAMRVCLWSRVASRVLLPLHRVAAATPEELYAGVLDIPWEEHMSAQGTLGVEFKGVNETIRHTRFGAQKVKDAIVDRLRNKKGQRPSVAHANPDLLVHVRLREGEARIGLDLAGGALHRRGYRTDPTAAPVRENLAAAILMLCNWPELARQGMGLFDPLCGSGTFLIEGAWMAGGVAPGLLRPASGGRGWSGWEEPLWQRLVQEAEERRQAGQKLLPPLLGSDLSPQALRATRRNADQAGVAAAIRLRQEPVAHLVPDFQSGLLVTNPPYGQRLGESQSWVPLYQDLGELLRSRCRDWPAGVLAMDNTLPRALGLEPETRHPLRNGPLLCNLLVFSATRSMAAASGHAEPLPATFSKHADALAFGDSGHAKPLAGTVKGFTRPLLAAGEPVSPGQEMFANRLRKNLRTLGKWARREGIHCYRVYAADMPEYALAVDLYDGYVHVQEYHPPASVDPDQAAKRLHEALSAIPGVLGLSPDRISFKVRRRQKGDDQYQKRETSGTRIPVREGRCRFLINLSDYLDVGLFLDHRQIRAMLGELARGRHFLNLFGYTGTATVHAAAGGALSTTTVDMSAPYLQWARANLDLNGLADSRHRFIEADCLEWIDQQREQYDLIFLDPPTFSNSKRMMGVFEVQRDHVDLIIQSARLLAPGGVMIFSNNFKKFKPNWTALPPHLEVTDLTAATIPLDFHRQPDIHHCWKIELRKS, from the coding sequence CTGAATTTTTTTGTCAGTGTTCCTGCTGGTTTGGAAGCTCTTTTGGCAGAGGAGCTGCGCCAATTGGGGATTACGCGCCTGCGTCCGGGCCAGAGCGGGGTCTCTTTCACGGGATCCCTGGAAAAGGCGATGCGGGTTTGTCTCTGGTCGCGGGTGGCCAGTCGGGTCCTGCTTCCCTTGCACCGGGTTGCCGCCGCCACGCCGGAAGAGCTGTATGCCGGAGTCCTGGACATTCCCTGGGAAGAGCATATGTCTGCCCAGGGGACGCTGGGCGTGGAGTTCAAGGGAGTCAACGAGACCATCCGCCATACCCGGTTTGGGGCGCAGAAGGTCAAGGATGCCATCGTGGATCGGCTGCGTAACAAAAAAGGCCAGCGGCCTTCCGTGGCGCATGCCAATCCGGATCTCCTGGTCCATGTCCGGCTGCGCGAAGGAGAGGCGCGGATCGGTCTGGACCTGGCCGGAGGGGCGTTGCATCGGCGCGGCTATCGGACCGATCCCACGGCAGCCCCGGTGCGGGAAAATCTGGCCGCCGCCATCCTGATGCTGTGCAACTGGCCGGAGTTGGCCCGGCAGGGCATGGGGCTGTTCGATCCTCTGTGTGGTTCCGGGACTTTTCTGATCGAGGGTGCCTGGATGGCGGGGGGTGTTGCCCCGGGCCTGTTGCGTCCGGCGTCCGGGGGACGGGGTTGGTCGGGGTGGGAGGAACCTTTGTGGCAACGCCTGGTGCAGGAGGCCGAGGAACGCCGCCAAGCCGGCCAAAAACTCCTGCCGCCTCTGTTGGGCAGCGATCTGTCGCCGCAGGCCCTGCGGGCCACGCGCCGCAATGCCGATCAGGCGGGCGTTGCCGCTGCCATCCGCTTGCGCCAGGAACCGGTTGCGCACCTGGTTCCCGATTTTCAATCCGGTCTGCTGGTGACCAATCCTCCCTATGGCCAGAGGCTGGGAGAGAGCCAATCCTGGGTCCCTCTCTATCAGGACCTGGGAGAACTGTTGCGTTCCCGGTGTCGTGACTGGCCGGCGGGAGTGCTGGCCATGGACAACACCCTGCCCAGGGCGCTGGGTCTGGAGCCGGAAACCAGGCACCCCCTGCGCAACGGACCGCTCCTGTGCAACTTGCTCGTTTTTTCTGCAACCCGGTCAATGGCTGCGGCATCTGGCCATGCGGAACCTTTACCAGCCACGTTTTCCAAACATGCCGATGCGCTGGCGTTCGGGGATTCTGGTCATGCAAAACCGCTGGCGGGCACTGTCAAGGGTTTTACCAGGCCTTTGCTGGCCGCCGGAGAACCGGTCTCCCCCGGACAGGAAATGTTTGCCAACCGCTTGCGCAAAAATCTGCGGACCCTGGGCAAGTGGGCACGCCGGGAAGGGATCCATTGCTACCGGGTCTATGCGGCGGATATGCCCGAATATGCCCTGGCCGTGGACCTCTACGATGGGTATGTCCATGTCCAGGAGTATCATCCCCCGGCCTCGGTGGATCCTGATCAAGCCGCAAAACGTCTGCATGAAGCCCTGTCTGCCATTCCCGGGGTTCTGGGGCTTTCCCCGGACCGCATCTCATTCAAGGTGCGGCGCCGCCAGAAGGGCGATGACCAGTATCAAAAACGGGAAACTTCCGGAACCCGTATCCCGGTTCGGGAGGGGCGTTGCCGATTTTTGATCAACCTGAGTGACTATCTGGATGTGGGTCTCTTTCTGGATCACCGGCAGATCCGGGCCATGCTCGGGGAGCTGGCCAGGGGACGCCATTTTTTGAATCTGTTCGGCTATACGGGAACGGCCACCGTCCATGCCGCAGCCGGCGGCGCACTCTCCACCACAACGGTGGACATGTCGGCCCCTTATCTCCAGTGGGCCAGGGCCAATCTGGATTTGAATGGTCTTGCGGATTCCCGGCATCGGTTCATCGAGGCCGATTGCCTGGAATGGATCGACCAGCAACGGGAACAATATGATCTGATTTTTTTGGACCCTCCGACCTTTTCCAACTCGAAACGCATGATGGGGGTATTCGAGGTGCAACGGGATCATGTGGATCTGATCATCCAGAGCGCCCGTTTGCTCGCCCCTGGAGGGGTCATGATATTTTCCAATAATTTCAAGAAATTCAAACCCAATTGGACCGCACTGCCGCCCCACCTGGAAGTGACCGATCTGACCGCCGCAACCATTCCTCTGGATTTTCATCGCCAGCCTGACATTCACCATTGCTGGAAAATTGAACTGCGCAAATCCTGA